The DNA segment taaaaatctaaagaaagaaagaggaaAGGGTCAAGAGAGCATATATTCCCTTCTCCAACAGAACCCCACTCATGTTTCCTGATATGGAGTGAGAGAAGAAAGATAGAGGACAACATCAACCACTccaaagatttatatatacatataaatctCCATATCTTTGCAACCAAACCCAACAATCTTTGAAAACAAATAAGTGAACAACCCTttcgttttatttatatttattgggGTCGTTCTTGATTGTTTACTAGAAGGAGAGATTTGTATGTGTTTATTAATGGAGAGCAACACTACTAATGGTAATAATCAGAAGACAAAGATGAGTCTTGTGTTGTCAACAGATGCTAAGCCCAGATTGAAATGGACATGTGAGCTTCATCACAGATTCATTGAAGCCGTTAATCAACTCGGTGGACCAAACAGTATATACTTAGTGTTTTCATCTTCTACTaaccttagttttttttgttcattatcCATTTCTTGATTGGCTTTTTGGTTTGCTTTGTTGTGTGAATTGCAGAGGCAACACctaagggtttgatgaaggctaTGGAGATTCCTGGGCTCACTTTATATCATCTAAAGAGCCATTTACAAGTAAATAATGTTCAGAAGAATCTCTGGTTGGATCAATGGTTTTaggttttacattttttgtgtTTCTGGAAGATCAAGTTTGGAtgcttttattttgatttttctctgCAGAAATATCGACTAGGAAAGAGCCTGAAGTTTGATGATAACAATCTTGAAGGTTTAAGATTCCTCTTTTCCTTTATTATAATATTGATcatgtttttagaaaatttatggatcttcatatttgatttttttcttatgtatgaTTTGTTACTTGGTCTAGCAGATTCCTCTGCTTCAGAAACCCAAGAAGCTGAGAGTAAAAACGTCTCTACAGATTTCAGAGGCAGTGTCAACGTAGAAAACAACAATCCAGCTAACGAGTAATTAATGATCAGATAATCAAAACAATAATATCTTCCATAGAtagattatttcaaaaaatttaatattacttGTTTGGGTTTGTTTTGAAGCAGAGGCGTGCAGATCACGGAAGCTTTACAGCTGCAGATGGAAGTTCAAAAGAAACTTCATGAACAAATCGAAGTAATAGCTTCAATCAAAGATCCTAATAACTCTAATTAATCCCAGTAGTTTCTGTTTAGGGTCTTGAAAATGTTTTGGTTTTAGGTTCAGAGGCATTTACAAGTGAAGATTGAGGCACAAGGCAAGTATTTACAGTCAGTTTTACTGAAAGCTCAACACACTCTTGCTGGCTACACATCTTCCACTCTTGGCATGGACTTTGCGAGAACCGAACTCTCTAGACTAGCTTCAATGGTGAATCAGAGTTCTTCGTTCTCGGAGCTAACACAAGTGGAAGAATACAAAGAAGAAGGATTCTTGTGgtgcaagaaacaagaaaacagaGGAACTACACATCCAAGACGTTCAGTTGAGAGCTCGTTGACATCTTCAGAGAGCTCAGAGACAAATCTGAACAAAAATAACGACGAGAGAATGTCAGTGGAGCTTCCGTTGATGGAGATCAAATCAGAAAAGCtgacggagaagaagaagaggagcctAAACGATGTCGTTTGCATGGAACGCCAGCCTCCAAAGAAGAGGAATCTTGGAgcttatgatgatgatgatgaacacCTGAGGTTGAGTTTGAATAGTTACAAGAAAGACATGGGGACGTGTCCGAACATAGGACTAGGGTTTAATTGAAAAAAGTAATcactttaatattataaatatttttaaaaagtcctATGTATCTGCGTAGATTtccatatatataacataaagtGGAGATTTTGTGAGAAAGTCGGGGCGAAGAACGCATGGGAATATTCTACGAGTCAACATGATTACTATAACTATATAGAAAATGCGTGATATGTGTGTGTAGATTAGGTGAGGAGGCTTGTGGATGTGGTAAAGGCGGATTTGTGGGGAACTTTTTATGATCAATGAAAGAAGCAAAATGATTAAATTACAGTGACCTTTTATCATTATGTTCCGACCATGATAAGCATGTTAGCTTCTCAGTGGTTATTTTATGACAAGACAAACCATATATATAGAGGAATATATTTTAGGAACCACATGAGAAGGTGCGTTGTACGTGTTATTATGCATACCATAGAGGAAAGAGTGAGTCACGTGTTCATGAAAACGAGGTTTAGGCTAATTAAGCAAGTTTATTTTGTTTCGCGAATGAATATGGTGTTATCTATAACCCACAAGTGTTTCGGATTTCTGTAAATTTTCACAAGTTTCTTAAAATTTTCACCAGTTTACAAAATGTTGACAATGTTTTTATAACCTATTACGTGTTGACCATTTAGAAAACTTTGTCAATTTCTTGTCATGGCTACCTTTTGGTTATATGAATATCTTTTATTCATGTGGgcatatatataagaataatgTAACACGAATATTTTGAGAGACTGAGATAGATATAAGTTGAAGTTATGGACATTTTTTCATTGTCTCATCCAAGCACATGTATTTGAGAAACCCCGTGATATCTATATAGCCAAAATCTTATTTTGTCTGAATGCAATTATTTTTCCTTCCAATTGTTCCAAGTATAATGTGAAAACGTTCTTGGTATCTTTAAACTATAGCTCTGATATATGCGGTGTGACGGTCAGTTTGGTTGaaaccttttaataaaatttgtgaaTAAATATGGTAAAATTGGTTAGCTAGTTTCAGTTAATGTTTGAATAATTAGAAGAAAACAGGTGATTAAAAATTGGATTTAAAGCAGATATTGATAAGGCAAATATGaaacaccaatttttttttgccaatcaaacatttttaaaatcagtGATATAGAATGGTGGATTCCTTATATTTACATGATGATTTTACAATATGATAATTTACAAGACCTATAGATTTACTCACCAAACTTTGTTTGGGAGTAAGCAAAAGCATTAATGTTATACATCACTTGTACTTGATTGATGTAAACCGAGACTGTCTAGTGTGCACATGATGCCACCACTTAATACGCATCCTATGTAGTCTTGGATCCAACTTCAGGGACGTTCTGCTCACATGTTATATGTTTGACTTATTCGAATTTACCCCAAAATATGTCTAAAaggataaaataaaagtaatcaTGGCAAAAGCTAATTTCATTCTTTTCACATCACATGGACTCGGAAAATAATTCTCTTTCACACTCGGCCCAATTCATCTATAGGCCCGTTTTTTTGGGTATCATCAAAATGGCAAATATCCATGCTCATTTGGAACATTATATCAAGACAGTTGAACATTTGCAAGTCTTGGTATCATTTAAAACAAACCTGATAGCAGTGCTTTTCCAAACATGGGATTTATAGATAAGCAAAGATGGACTTTCATGCTTAGAAACTAGGAATGTTGTGACGAGGGGCTGTTTTGTAATTTCCTACTAGACCAGTTTAGCTTGTACAGACTAAACCAGATGCCAGCCAAGGCCAGATCGGTACgatcatagttttttttttgttaatttagcAGTTAACCCTAGGCCGTCCATTTAAATCAAGATTGGGATTCGACTCAATTTGTCAATGGCAGCCTCACTATTTATTTAGAAATCAACCACAACCATTGTTTATAATGATTGTGCAGTAAAGCTTTATCCACCGAGGGAATATC comes from the Brassica napus cultivar Da-Ae chromosome A7, Da-Ae, whole genome shotgun sequence genome and includes:
- the LOC106372043 gene encoding myb family transcription factor PHL8 isoform X1 — translated: MCLLMESNTTNGNNQKTKMSLVLSTDAKPRLKWTCELHHRFIEAVNQLGGPNKATPKGLMKAMEIPGLTLYHLKSHLQKYRLGKSLKFDDNNLEADSSASETQEAESKNVSTDFRGSVNVENNNPANEGVQITEALQLQMEVQKKLHEQIEVQRHLQVKIEAQGKYLQSVLLKAQHTLAGYTSSTLGMDFARTELSRLASMVNQSSSFSELTQVEEYKEEGFLWCKKQENRGTTHPRRSVESSLTSSESSETNLNKNNDERMSVELPLMEIKSEKLTEKKKRSLNDVVCMERQPPKKRNLGAYDDDDEHLRLSLNSYKKDMGTCPNIGLGFN
- the LOC106372043 gene encoding myb family transcription factor PHL8 isoform X2; the encoded protein is MCLLMESNTTNGNNQKTKMSLVLSTDAKPRLKWTCELHHRFIEAVNQLGGPNKATPKGLMKAMEIPGLTLYHLKSHLQKYRLGKSLKFDDNNLEDSSASETQEAESKNVSTDFRGSVNVENNNPANEGVQITEALQLQMEVQKKLHEQIEVQRHLQVKIEAQGKYLQSVLLKAQHTLAGYTSSTLGMDFARTELSRLASMVNQSSSFSELTQVEEYKEEGFLWCKKQENRGTTHPRRSVESSLTSSESSETNLNKNNDERMSVELPLMEIKSEKLTEKKKRSLNDVVCMERQPPKKRNLGAYDDDDEHLRLSLNSYKKDMGTCPNIGLGFN